Proteins from a single region of Stappia sp. ES.058:
- a CDS encoding lipopolysaccharide biosynthesis protein — protein sequence MKRIRRLVAGKGFRRLFWSLFSRFGSTLLSFAVLFAASHSLETAEYGLYIFLFSVGTSLGLIFALGQPVLLVKHFRLKGHVPGESNQALLFANALWLALGIGIQLLAALVIWIFSDRLSAPYNSLPIALLFGAVFTLSEYLQNYFRIHGRIVMALVPRENLWRLLSVITLPALAYAGLLVSGAGATEIVTGLLFLMVGYQAVSFVRHEGLGFLSRSAARSRDIPWRRWNAETLNFSANGFFNAASSYLETILIGVTIGLEVAALYFVAYRIAMLLTLPVLAIDTVGIPLISARFQENDRPGAQKLVAMLSAGSFALAAVGGVMLYFVGPYILYMFDPAFVEHFDVLVLLSLAAISHAFFGPGTWLTMIGGGESYLLRMRSVVFVLYAGLLYLLGRQFGLEGVAIAGWAQLVIVHLLSRHWLMRNWRVDNMATAIFGVWRGRGDDGDRRPSNPAGLDQGGGSSHARL from the coding sequence GTGAAACGCATCCGCAGGCTGGTTGCCGGCAAGGGATTCAGGCGTCTGTTCTGGTCGCTGTTCAGCCGCTTCGGCAGCACGCTTCTCAGCTTCGCCGTTCTTTTCGCCGCCAGCCACTCGCTGGAGACGGCGGAATACGGTCTCTACATCTTTCTGTTTTCCGTCGGCACATCGCTCGGACTGATCTTCGCCCTCGGGCAGCCGGTGCTGCTGGTGAAGCATTTCCGGCTGAAAGGCCATGTGCCGGGCGAGAGCAATCAGGCACTCCTGTTTGCCAATGCGCTCTGGCTTGCCTTGGGTATCGGCATTCAACTCCTGGCGGCTCTGGTGATCTGGATTTTCTCCGACCGTTTGTCCGCGCCTTACAATTCCTTGCCGATCGCGCTTTTGTTCGGTGCGGTTTTCACCTTGAGCGAATACCTGCAAAACTACTTTCGCATTCACGGTCGGATCGTGATGGCTCTCGTGCCGCGCGAGAACCTGTGGCGGCTTTTATCGGTGATCACGTTGCCGGCGCTCGCCTACGCGGGCCTGCTCGTGAGCGGCGCGGGCGCGACCGAGATCGTGACCGGGCTGTTGTTCCTGATGGTGGGCTATCAGGCGGTATCCTTCGTCCGGCACGAGGGGCTGGGGTTCCTGTCCCGCTCAGCGGCGCGGTCACGCGACATTCCCTGGCGGCGCTGGAACGCGGAGACGCTCAACTTCAGCGCCAACGGCTTTTTCAACGCCGCCTCCTCGTATCTGGAAACAATTCTGATCGGTGTGACCATCGGGCTCGAGGTTGCCGCATTGTACTTCGTGGCCTACCGCATTGCGATGTTGCTGACCTTGCCCGTTCTGGCGATCGACACGGTCGGAATTCCGCTGATTTCGGCGAGGTTTCAGGAAAACGATCGTCCCGGCGCGCAGAAACTGGTGGCGATGCTGTCGGCCGGAAGCTTTGCACTCGCGGCTGTCGGCGGCGTGATGCTCTATTTCGTCGGGCCTTATATCCTCTACATGTTCGATCCCGCCTTCGTTGAGCATTTCGATGTGCTGGTGCTTCTGTCGCTGGCTGCTATCAGTCATGCGTTTTTCGGACCTGGCACCTGGCTGACGATGATTGGCGGCGGTGAATCGTATCTTCTTCGCATGCGCAGCGTCGTTTTCGTTCTGTATGCCGGCCTGCTCTACCTCCTCGGCCGGCAGTTCGGTCTTGAGGGCGTCGCCATCGCCGGCTGGGCGCAGCTGGTGATCGTGCACCTTCTGTCGCGCCACTGGCTGATGCGAAACTGGCGGGTTGACAATATGGCCACCGCAATCTTCGGTGTCTGGCGTGGACGCGGCGACGATGGCGACCGCCGACCCTCGAACCCCGCGGGGCTCGATCAAGGCGGGGGAAGCTCCCATGCGCGGCTCTGA
- a CDS encoding UDP-phosphate alpha N-acetylglucosaminyltransferase — protein sequence MLRSQPDPAPGSRAASLPRGFSSVATRPDTYDLWLRAVFAIVIAALVFNCLLAFVNTRVMGISASHVMLVEVLLIGTGFMLALERRVDLYVVLTIYLSYMALILAMRAELDLKGIRDGLIPICFYFLGRGVRDIRSVDKLVMACAAIVIGVGLFEYFLLDVFIANININDYYIARGTIQAGDNFNEGSDLFISGIRPEGRNFFPFLGSHRVSSVFLEPVSMGNFGAFLGMWALFRKDMARRKLLFAASATVIILGDARFGLFVCFAFFGAFLAYRFVPRVVWWLVPAMLAFLLVLYGLSTTQVGWDDNLGGRWFHSARLFLKLDLPGLFGVSGVETFLDDSGYAYTLHQFGLIGVIVLWTVFVFVPVRSSDAWRFRALVITYVSLLMVVSNSIYSIKTAALLWLCVGATDVWAGFAAGKRARSKAPEAPPPFRQRPRTSRYSAS from the coding sequence ATGTTGCGCTCGCAGCCTGATCCTGCTCCGGGATCGCGGGCCGCATCGTTGCCGCGCGGCTTTTCGTCCGTCGCGACGCGCCCCGACACCTATGACCTGTGGCTGCGGGCGGTCTTCGCCATCGTGATCGCAGCACTGGTGTTCAACTGCCTTCTGGCATTCGTCAACACGCGGGTGATGGGGATTTCCGCAAGCCATGTGATGCTTGTGGAAGTCCTGCTGATCGGCACGGGTTTCATGCTGGCGCTGGAGCGGCGGGTCGATCTTTATGTCGTGCTGACGATCTATCTCAGCTATATGGCGCTGATTCTGGCGATGCGCGCAGAACTCGACCTGAAGGGGATCCGTGACGGGCTTATCCCGATCTGTTTCTACTTTCTCGGTCGTGGCGTGCGCGACATCCGCTCGGTCGACAAGCTTGTGATGGCCTGTGCCGCCATCGTCATCGGGGTCGGCCTGTTTGAATACTTCCTGCTCGACGTCTTCATCGCAAACATCAACATCAATGACTATTACATCGCGCGCGGAACCATCCAGGCCGGTGACAACTTTAATGAAGGGTCCGATCTCTTCATCAGCGGCATTCGCCCCGAGGGACGGAATTTTTTCCCCTTTCTCGGCAGTCACCGCGTGTCGTCGGTGTTTCTGGAACCGGTGTCGATGGGCAACTTCGGCGCGTTTCTCGGCATGTGGGCGCTGTTTCGCAAGGACATGGCGCGGCGCAAACTGCTGTTCGCTGCCTCCGCGACCGTGATCATCCTGGGCGATGCCCGGTTCGGCCTGTTTGTGTGTTTTGCCTTCTTCGGCGCGTTCCTGGCCTATCGCTTCGTGCCGCGCGTCGTGTGGTGGCTGGTTCCGGCGATGCTGGCGTTTCTGCTCGTGCTTTACGGCCTCTCCACCACCCAGGTCGGCTGGGACGACAATCTCGGCGGGCGCTGGTTCCACTCTGCGCGCCTTTTCCTGAAGCTCGACCTTCCGGGACTGTTCGGCGTTTCAGGTGTTGAGACGTTTCTCGACGACAGTGGCTATGCCTATACGCTGCACCAGTTCGGTCTCATCGGCGTGATCGTCCTCTGGACGGTCTTCGTCTTCGTGCCGGTGCGCTCGAGCGACGCCTGGCGGTTCCGCGCGCTTGTCATCACCTATGTCAGCCTGCTGATGGTCGTGTCGAACTCGATCTACTCGATCAAGACGGCGGCGCTGTTGTGGCTGTGCGTCGGGGCGACGGATGTCTGGGCGGGATTTGCCGCGGGCAAGCGCGCCAGATCGAAGGCGCCCGAGGCGCCGCCGCCGTTTCGTCAGCGTCCGAGAACCTCGCGGTACAGTGCTTCGTAG
- a CDS encoding GumC family protein, which produces MIDIYQIPGILRKRIGWLIALPIVFMTLALVFLALKTPEYSTSAELLIEPRGLQIVGNDILARDSGDALQRLAVDSQTYVILSQAVLEDVVERLDLVDDPAVTQLPGGGLLSRLLGGGAPTPTKEDIQAAAIAGLKKRLQAVRVEKAFVINIIARHPDRFAAAAIANEAARAYLDEARRSRADATLRASVALQAQAADLKERVETAEAAVETFRAENGLISTGQRGLVVDQQLQETNTQLTQARVELERAKSNAELLKTLTVTDIEAGGLPANLQTTTLGSLRVQFARIAEREAQAATTLGANHPQLRELRSQLDNTRRLIADELSRVRRSVDSDLQRALANVAALEGEADRLASSNVDQSRSQIRLRQLENEASSLGTVYNSFLSRANELQEQQEIDTSNSRVISRAVAPLKANGPSGLIVLAAAGVFGFALAAAGGVGWEMINGKLSSDRELVERTGVPLIARLSAPGAGRTSGRFSRFVPGEDPATGAAERQLAVARIAYALRHAFAEERPANILVVSAGLESALSPLVRAIASGLYDMGEDVLLARTDAGVAMTAPRRDMLPAQMQEAKRTRLSSRRRAGPALEEDGFGPAPMRSGVAAAPFTVERLDGHAHVPGGDQIGAGAGEDEFLLIDGGSALSNPYLPVLLGQCDAILLVTNLGRTSRQDLDRTLTLLQPWQDRMIGNVALAA; this is translated from the coding sequence ATGATCGATATCTATCAGATTCCCGGCATTCTGCGGAAACGAATTGGGTGGCTGATCGCGCTGCCGATTGTCTTCATGACGCTTGCATTGGTCTTTCTCGCGCTCAAGACGCCGGAATACAGCACCAGCGCCGAACTTTTGATCGAACCGCGCGGCCTGCAGATCGTCGGCAACGACATTCTGGCCCGCGACAGCGGTGATGCGTTGCAACGGCTGGCCGTCGACAGCCAGACCTATGTGATCCTCTCGCAGGCGGTGCTTGAGGATGTCGTCGAACGCCTCGACCTGGTCGACGATCCTGCTGTCACCCAACTGCCCGGTGGCGGTCTGCTTTCCCGCCTGCTCGGCGGTGGCGCCCCGACACCGACAAAAGAGGATATCCAGGCGGCCGCGATCGCGGGATTGAAGAAACGCCTGCAGGCGGTTCGTGTGGAAAAAGCTTTTGTCATCAATATTATCGCACGTCATCCGGATCGCTTCGCGGCCGCGGCGATCGCCAATGAGGCGGCGCGGGCCTATCTTGACGAGGCGCGACGCTCGCGGGCTGACGCCACCTTGCGGGCCAGTGTCGCGCTGCAGGCGCAGGCGGCGGACCTGAAGGAGCGCGTCGAGACGGCCGAGGCGGCGGTTGAGACGTTCCGGGCCGAAAACGGACTGATCAGCACGGGTCAGCGCGGCCTTGTGGTCGATCAGCAGCTTCAGGAGACCAACACCCAGCTCACCCAGGCGCGGGTTGAACTGGAGCGGGCGAAATCGAACGCGGAACTCCTCAAGACCCTGACCGTGACGGACATCGAGGCGGGCGGCCTGCCGGCCAATCTGCAAACCACCACGCTCGGGTCGTTGCGCGTTCAGTTCGCCCGCATCGCCGAACGCGAGGCGCAGGCGGCAACCACTCTGGGCGCAAACCATCCGCAGTTGCGCGAGCTCCGCTCCCAGCTTGACAACACCCGCCGCCTGATCGCCGATGAACTGTCGCGGGTGCGCCGCTCTGTCGACAGCGATCTGCAGCGCGCGCTGGCCAATGTCGCGGCGCTGGAAGGGGAGGCGGACCGGCTCGCCTCGAGCAATGTCGACCAGAGCCGATCGCAGATCCGCTTGCGGCAACTGGAAAACGAAGCCTCGTCTCTGGGGACCGTTTACAACTCCTTCCTGAGCCGGGCCAACGAGCTGCAGGAGCAGCAGGAAATCGATACCAGCAACTCGCGGGTCATTTCGCGCGCGGTGGCGCCCCTGAAGGCGAACGGTCCCTCGGGCCTGATCGTTCTGGCGGCGGCAGGCGTCTTCGGTTTCGCGCTTGCGGCAGCCGGCGGCGTTGGCTGGGAGATGATCAACGGAAAGCTCAGCTCCGACCGGGAACTGGTCGAACGCACAGGCGTACCGCTCATCGCAAGGCTCAGCGCTCCCGGTGCCGGCAGGACGTCCGGTCGCTTTTCACGCTTCGTCCCGGGCGAGGACCCGGCGACCGGTGCCGCCGAACGCCAGCTTGCTGTGGCCCGCATCGCCTACGCGCTGCGCCACGCCTTTGCCGAAGAGCGCCCGGCAAACATTCTTGTCGTCTCCGCCGGCCTGGAAAGTGCGCTGTCGCCGCTGGTGCGTGCGATCGCCAGCGGCCTGTATGATATGGGGGAAGACGTCCTGCTGGCGCGCACCGATGCGGGTGTCGCGATGACGGCGCCGCGTCGGGACATGCTTCCTGCGCAGATGCAGGAGGCGAAGCGCACCCGTTTGTCCAGCCGCCGGCGCGCGGGTCCCGCACTCGAGGAGGACGGTTTCGGCCCCGCGCCGATGCGCAGCGGCGTGGCCGCGGCACCCTTCACCGTCGAGCGTCTGGACGGGCATGCCCATGTGCCGGGAGGCGACCAGATCGGCGCGGGCGCGGGCGAGGACGAGTTCCTTCTGATCGACGGCGGCTCAGCCCTGTCCAATCCCTATCTGCCGGTGCTGCTCGGACAATGCGACGCGATCCTTCTCGTCACGAACCTCGGGCGGACCTCGCGACAGGATCTCGACAGGACGCTGACGCTGTTGCAGCCCTGGCAGGACAGGATGATCGGCAATGTTGCGCTCGCAGCCTGA
- a CDS encoding polysaccharide deacetylase family protein, producing the protein MAPLTTVTPGLSLAERAKRRVKTAGLRLLRASRLPVAIGRIYGGRGVILMFHDFTPDPRADLDQGCRSADFARILNDLGKSGRDIVTMDEALIRLSDPGARPFAVLTFDDGYRSNIDIALPMLERHRAPATIFVPTEMLTRTINAWWLGLKHLFLDNDTVEIEPMGVRFSCSDLASKTAGLRRATAWVWEDFHRAGMLEATFAKHHVSLPDIVDVRAIGESEMVEIDRHPLIEIGAHTTTHRALTLLDANSVHHDIVDNKTYLEDRLGREVRHFAYPYGPPSINGHREAEIVRAAGFRSGVTTTAGCLFPAHLDDRFLLPRQNGEYTEDSAAYTACGVNGLFRAVATRGGNPVVVESGRPHLASTGARG; encoded by the coding sequence ATGGCCCCGCTTACGACTGTCACTCCTGGACTGAGCCTCGCTGAACGTGCAAAACGCCGCGTCAAGACTGCGGGCTTGCGTCTCCTGCGCGCCAGTCGGCTGCCGGTCGCGATCGGGCGCATCTATGGCGGGCGCGGCGTGATCCTGATGTTTCACGATTTCACGCCAGACCCGCGAGCCGACCTCGACCAGGGCTGCCGCAGTGCCGACTTCGCGCGGATTCTCAACGATCTTGGCAAAAGCGGGCGCGACATCGTCACGATGGACGAAGCCCTGATCCGGCTGAGCGACCCCGGCGCGCGGCCCTTCGCGGTGCTGACGTTCGATGACGGCTACCGCTCCAACATCGACATCGCCTTGCCGATGCTGGAGCGCCATCGCGCGCCGGCAACGATCTTTGTTCCAACGGAAATGCTGACCCGCACGATCAACGCCTGGTGGCTCGGCCTCAAGCACCTGTTCCTCGACAATGACACCGTCGAGATCGAGCCGATGGGCGTTCGCTTTTCCTGTTCCGACCTTGCGAGCAAGACCGCCGGGCTGCGGCGTGCGACCGCCTGGGTCTGGGAGGACTTCCACAGGGCCGGGATGCTGGAAGCAACCTTTGCGAAACACCACGTTTCACTGCCCGATATCGTCGACGTGCGCGCGATCGGCGAAAGCGAAATGGTGGAGATCGACCGGCATCCGCTGATCGAGATCGGAGCGCACACGACAACCCACCGTGCCCTCACGCTGCTGGATGCCAACAGCGTCCACCATGATATTGTGGACAACAAGACCTATCTAGAAGACCGGCTGGGCCGGGAAGTCAGACATTTCGCCTATCCTTACGGGCCCCCTTCGATCAACGGGCACCGCGAGGCTGAGATCGTGCGGGCTGCCGGATTTCGCAGCGGCGTCACGACGACCGCCGGCTGCCTGTTTCCCGCCCATCTCGACGACCGGTTTCTCCTGCCCCGGCAAAACGGCGAATACACCGAGGACAGTGCGGCCTATACCGCCTGCGGCGTGAACGGCCTGTTTCGCGCCGTCGCGACCCGAGGCGGAAATCCTGTCGTGGTCGAAAGCGGACGTCCACATCTCGCGTCGACGGGAGCGCGCGGATGA
- a CDS encoding glycosyltransferase, translated as MRVLMACAAFPPFIDGGGPISALLLAKMLLAEGHDLRVVNMADTAKHETVEGIEVHRIRPANVYWNYRRPRPAWKKLAWHALENGNPRAYAAMRREIRDFAPDILLTDSIENINVASWAAARSLGVPVAHTLRSVFLLCWRGSMQKGSRNCEGQCATCWVSSLGKKHFSRYVDGVCGETNDVIARHVDRGYFPNALTRQIPGAIEKIAVDAPRAAPANRALRVGFLGVHTLYKGLDVLGRAALILGDREMEFHVAGTGTPADERELRAQFPEHNTRFWGWTDQQTFFPEIDVLVFPSTGREAFGRVAVEAFAYAVPVIGSDLGGIAETVEPGRNGLLFAPGDAEALAANLTRLAESPDLYARLSCGALESAQTYLRPRIAALNTAFLEDTLHRHASRTATPRDEVAL; from the coding sequence ATGCGCGTCCTTATGGCCTGTGCCGCCTTCCCGCCCTTCATCGATGGGGGCGGTCCGATTTCCGCTCTGCTGCTGGCGAAGATGCTGCTGGCAGAGGGGCATGATCTGCGCGTGGTGAACATGGCGGATACGGCGAAGCACGAGACGGTCGAGGGCATCGAGGTGCACCGGATTCGTCCGGCCAACGTCTACTGGAACTACCGGCGGCCGCGTCCGGCCTGGAAGAAACTCGCCTGGCATGCGCTTGAAAATGGCAATCCGCGTGCCTACGCCGCCATGCGTCGCGAGATCCGCGACTTCGCCCCGGACATCCTTTTGACCGACAGCATCGAGAACATCAACGTCGCCTCCTGGGCGGCCGCGCGGTCTTTGGGGGTTCCGGTTGCGCACACTTTGAGGAGTGTCTTTCTGCTGTGTTGGCGTGGCTCGATGCAGAAGGGCAGCCGAAACTGCGAAGGCCAGTGCGCCACCTGCTGGGTGTCATCGCTCGGCAAGAAGCATTTCAGCCGCTACGTCGACGGCGTATGCGGCGAAACCAACGACGTGATCGCCCGGCATGTCGACCGCGGCTATTTTCCGAATGCGCTGACGCGCCAGATTCCCGGCGCAATCGAAAAAATCGCCGTCGACGCGCCGCGCGCCGCGCCGGCGAACCGGGCATTGCGCGTTGGCTTCTTGGGGGTTCACACCCTGTACAAGGGGCTCGACGTTCTCGGTCGCGCCGCGCTAATCCTTGGCGATCGCGAGATGGAGTTCCATGTGGCCGGCACCGGGACCCCGGCCGACGAACGGGAGCTGAGAGCGCAGTTTCCCGAACACAACACCCGCTTCTGGGGCTGGACCGATCAGCAAACGTTTTTTCCCGAAATCGACGTTCTGGTGTTTCCCTCCACTGGACGGGAGGCCTTTGGACGGGTTGCGGTCGAGGCCTTCGCCTATGCGGTTCCCGTCATCGGCTCCGATCTCGGCGGCATCGCCGAAACGGTCGAGCCGGGTCGCAACGGCTTGCTGTTTGCGCCGGGCGACGCGGAGGCGCTTGCCGCCAACCTGACGCGACTCGCGGAAAGCCCCGACCTCTATGCGCGGCTGTCTTGCGGGGCGCTTGAAAGTGCGCAGACCTATCTGCGTCCCCGCATTGCCGCTCTCAACACCGCGTTTCTTGAAGACACGCTGCATCGCCATGCAAGTCGTACTGCCACACCGCGTGATGAGGTGGCGCTGTGA
- a CDS encoding glycosyltransferase family 4 protein: protein MKPADTVSPEPTGVAAIQGARTMLDPPPFRDAVLVHVVRQYKPSVGGLEDFVASLVARQRGRFRRIRIITCDRLFRGDGTKLARREIIDGAEVVRLPYFGSTRYPVCLGFLRELADADLVHVHAIDFFFDALAATRWLHRKPLIATTHGGFFHSSNYRMLKRIWFRSITWASATRYGALACCSESDYERFAGVAPDKVRLIENGVDIDKFAGAGSPAPAKSLITIGRLAHNKRIDLLLDTMARLVADDREWRLAIVGTPFDWSRDDIEAMIASRNLGDNVDLHVGPSDGEMRMLLGGASLFVSASQYEGFGIALIEAMSAGLSSVVEGNAAFTAFAQKHDGIALCDFDDPQGAAKAIDAAYARITGDPAAARETSIAQAQTYSWDATALRYEALYREVLGR from the coding sequence ATGAAGCCGGCGGATACCGTTTCTCCCGAGCCCACGGGCGTCGCCGCGATACAGGGCGCGCGAACCATGCTCGACCCACCGCCGTTCCGCGATGCGGTGCTCGTGCATGTGGTGCGGCAGTACAAGCCGAGCGTCGGCGGGCTGGAGGATTTCGTTGCCAGCCTGGTGGCGCGTCAGCGCGGCCGGTTCCGGCGCATCCGCATCATCACCTGTGACCGCCTGTTTCGCGGCGACGGCACCAAGCTGGCCCGCCGCGAGATCATCGACGGCGCGGAAGTGGTTCGCCTGCCCTACTTCGGCTCGACGCGCTATCCTGTGTGCCTTGGCTTCCTGCGGGAACTCGCCGATGCCGACCTGGTGCATGTCCATGCCATCGATTTCTTCTTCGATGCGCTGGCGGCAACGCGCTGGCTGCACCGCAAGCCGTTGATCGCAACGACCCACGGCGGCTTCTTCCACAGCTCCAACTATCGCATGTTGAAGCGGATCTGGTTCCGCTCGATCACCTGGGCATCGGCGACGCGCTACGGCGCGCTCGCCTGCTGCAGCGAAAGCGACTACGAGCGCTTCGCCGGCGTCGCGCCCGACAAGGTCCGCCTGATCGAAAACGGTGTCGATATCGACAAGTTTGCCGGCGCAGGATCCCCCGCACCGGCAAAGTCGCTGATCACCATCGGCCGGCTGGCACACAACAAGCGCATCGACCTGCTGCTCGACACCATGGCCCGACTTGTTGCCGATGACCGCGAATGGCGGCTCGCCATCGTCGGCACGCCGTTCGACTGGAGCCGGGACGACATTGAGGCGATGATCGCAAGCCGCAATCTCGGCGACAATGTCGATCTGCATGTGGGGCCAAGCGACGGCGAGATGCGCATGCTTCTGGGCGGCGCAAGCCTCTTCGTCAGCGCCTCGCAATACGAAGGCTTCGGAATCGCGCTGATCGAGGCCATGAGTGCGGGCCTGTCGAGCGTGGTGGAGGGAAACGCCGCCTTCACCGCCTTCGCGCAAAAGCATGACGGCATCGCTCTGTGCGACTTCGACGATCCGCAGGGCGCGGCAAAAGCGATCGACGCGGCTTACGCGCGCATCACCGGCGATCCGGCAGCGGCACGCGAAACCTCGATTGCCCAGGCGCAAACCTATTCCTGGGATGCGACAGCGCTGCGCTACGAAGCACTGTACCGCGAGGTTCTCGGACGCTGA